In Pan paniscus chromosome 1, NHGRI_mPanPan1-v2.0_pri, whole genome shotgun sequence, the DNA window agccttccaactaAGGCTCAGTCCCCACCTCTGGGCCCTGTAGGGGCTTCTTAGCTCCTCCCCAAATCCTACCTAGGGACTGTTTCTAGGCTGGCTCAGGCACAgacaaaaggcttttttttttttttttttttgagatggagatctcactctgtcatccaggctggagggcagtggtgccaccaaagctcattgcagcctcaaactcacaggctctccttcttcctcagcctcctgagtaggtgggactacatgcgtgcaccaccacacccagctaattttggtattttttggtggagatgggatcCAGCTaaattgcacaggctggtctcgaactccaggcctcaagcacttctcctgccttggcctcccaaagtgctgggatgacaggtgtgagccaccgcacccagccagaggGCTCCTTCTAAAATGGTTGTCATCTGCTCCCACTCCTGCCCTCCCAGAGGTGCCTAGAAAGTAGAGGAGGAAGGCTCCACTGAGGATGCGCCAGACACTCTCTCTGAGGACCCACCAGAAGCCCCTTCCTTGGGTCTTCCAGACACAAGACCTTCCCCAGTCATCTCTCTGTCCTACTTGCCTCCCggctttctcttcccttcttagATAAGCTCTTTAGGGAACATCCAGGCACATCTCAGACACTTTTTGGCCAAGGGATAAGCTAAATGGGTTGACGGTTTAATCTCTAGAGAAGAAGCCGGCAATGTAACACCCACTCTGGGTGCCAGCATCCGGAGTTGGTTCAGTGAGGGCTTGTTTCCTGTGCATCTCTACCAGCTGGGGAAGCGGGAAGGAGAGGTGCAGCCGGGGCTGCCTCATGCCCCAGCCACAGGCCTCTCATTCTGAAGAGCCGGGAAGTCCATCTGAAGTTCAGCTTTGAACACTGGAGAAGTGAGGCTTGGAAGCCACCCCAGCCACCAAGCCTGACTCTCTTTGCCCCCTTCTTCTCACTTTGAGTCCTTCCCACCCCTGCTCCTCATCCCACTCTTAGTTCtgctttccaggaaaaaaaaaatctgtttctgttGGATCTGAAAGGCACCCGGGAGAGGAATCCAGGGAGCCCTCGCATTGCTGAGGTGGGCCAGCTCTGGGGCAGAAAATGACCAAGAGAAGGGTAGGAATGTGCCTGGGGGCAGACACCCAGCCCCACTGCCCTCCCTGAGACCTAGGGTTCGGAATTTGAGGGAGGGGTCAGAGTGGCTGAGCCAGAGCGGGCGCCTCAGCgattggggttggggtgggggttgcCGATGGCCACTCCTTCCCCTGGCTGGGCCAGCCACTAAGGTCAGCAACTCCACCCTGACTGAACGGAGGAGGCCAGGATCTCCAGAGAAGGGCCCATGTTCCACCCAAGTCTTCAGGCTCTGCCTGACTCTTGTTACTCCAGCTGAGGGAAGAAGAAATGGGGTGATAGTCACTGCCTGCCCCTTCTCTGATGCCGACCCCTCTTCATGCCCTCTCTgcctctgcttctctctgccaCCGAGATCTCTTCTCGCCGCCCCTCTCCACGGGTCTACCCAGTACACATAATCCCGTCCCGAGCTGGGTTTGGCTTTGGCAGTCCCCTGGAGAAGTGAGGGGTGGGGGTGACGTGAGCTCCCGGGGCCCGGGCCAGGCCTGGCTCCCTCTCTGGAAAagtcccaccccaccctcccctgCGCAGCCCGGCAGGGGCCCATGCCCCCTCCTCTGCAGAAACACACGCACATTTATGCTTCTCACCCCTTTCCATGTCCCTCATTTGGTGTCGTTCCCGGCCCAGGACGAGGAAAGGAGAGGTCAGAGGTGGTCACTCTGGTGCCAGAGTAGACCCTGGTCTGGACAAACGCGGGCTCCTCCTGGCCACACCTCTCCACACTGCCCAGTGAAGACCAAGGAACAGAGACCTGCGCAGGGCTCACCCCTTCACCCCCAGGTCTCCCTGCTGGAGAGTGGTTGGACCCTGTGTTTCTGGGCCTAGCCATGGAGAGTCCCTGTCCTGAGTCCGAATTCCCGGGCCCTCACAGAGCCCTCCACTCCTGGGTCTGGCAGGCCACCCCAACAggtgtctttcttttttgtcaACCTCTTCTGCCATCGGGCTGTGCTGGATCAAGGGCACCCACCTGCGTCCCTCGCGGCGACCCTGTCCTCCAAGTTCAGGAGTGCAGTGGGGGGCACACCGTCCGAGAGCACCCTCCTAGAGAGAGGGCAGGAGGCGCCGGCCGCGCGGGGAGGTCGTGGGTCTGTTTTCCAACTTTACTATGTGACTTAGGAGGAATTTTGGTTCACTCCCCGCCCGGGTGATGGGGCCAGAGTTCCACGGGATCAGACTCCCTCCCCAGGAATTCGACCCCAGGGGCTGGAAGATTGTCCGAGGCCACCGGAGCTGGGTCCAGGGTCGTGGCGGGGTCGCGACCGCACAGCGCAGGGAGAGGGGACGACGCGGGCGCGCGGGGCGGTCGGTCTAACGGGACCCGGGAGAGGGGCGGCCGGGGCCGGGGTCCCGGGGAGGTCTCTACCTGCTCTGCGAGCCCCCGGTGGCCCGTTAACCCTTCTGCGCCCAGGCGCTCTCTCCAGGCAACCTCGCTCCGCGGCGGCCACTGGGGCCCCTGAGCCGCGCTCCGGTCACGGCCGCCTCGGCCGCGACTCCGCCCTCGCGCCCGCCCCCGCCCAGCCCCGCCCGCCACGCGCCCCAGCCCGCGCCCCTCGGCTGCCCCGGGGTGGGGCCGGTCTGCCTCGCAGCCCCACTCGCCAGGACCACCCACCCCGGGCTGCGCGCCGGGCGCCCCCCGACGGCTACGTGAGCTGAAGCCCGGGCTGGCCCAGCCGGGGTCGGAGGCTGCAGTCGCTCCCGGGCGCTGTCCTCGTGCCCGGCCGAGACTAGGGACTTAAGCAGCCCGGGCTGGCCCAGCCGGGGTCGGAGGCTGCAGTCGCTCCCGGGCGCTGTCCTCGTGCCCGGCTGAGACTAGGGACTTAAGCAACCCGGGCCTCCGAGCGGCTCGGGTGAGCGGTGCGAACACGGCGCGGCGCGGCACAGGCGGGGCAGCCTCCAGGGGCGCCTGGAGCGAGGCGGCCTGGGAGAGCCGCTGGTCCGGGAGGGAAGCGCCCTGGACGGAGGTACCCGCGGCCCCCGATCCGCGTGGGTCCAGGCTCTCCCCTCCACGCAGCCTCCCCTGCAAACTCAGTCACTCCTGCCTCTCCCGTGTTGGGCAGTGGTGGTTCAGATTGCTGGGACTTCTATGAGCTTCGGTTTTTTTCCTCAGTAAGGTTTTACACTCGGGACTCAGCGAAAGGACAGCGTGCTGACTTCTGAGTCAGACTGATCtggatttgaatctcagctccaGCTCTTGCCAGCTATGTGGTCTTCGACGAATACTTCCACCCCTGTGTGGTGCAGtttgctcatctgcaaaatgggactaATCTAATATATATGATGGGCTTGGATATGTCTCTTTACCCATTTATACATGGAAGAATGCACCCCAAACTCAGTAGTATTGGTGACATCTGGGGAGGGATGCAGGGTTGGGGGAGGACTGAAAAAGGCTTTTGCTTTTTACTCTGcgttatgtttattattattattattattattttttttttttttttttgagacggagtctcactctgtcgtccaggctggagtgcagtggtgctatcttggctcactgcaagctccgcctcccaggttcacgccattctcctgctctagcctcctgagtagctgggactacaggcgtctgccaccacgcccggctaattttttgtatttttagtagagacggggtttcatcgtgttagccagaatggtctcgagctcctgacctcgtgatccgtccgcctcggcctcccaaagtgctgggattacaggcgtgagccaccgcacccagctatgtaatgttatttttgtgaatttttttaaccACAAGAGCAATCCATCtattagttttatctttttttttttctttttttttttttgagatggagtttcactcttgttgcccaggctggagtgcagtggcgcgatctcggctcactgcaacctccgcctcccaggttcaagtgattctcctgcctcagcctcccaagtagctgggattagaggcatgcgccaccatgcctggcttattttatattttttagtagagacggggtttctccatgttagtcaggctagtctcgaactcccgacctcaagtgatcctcctgcctcggcctcccaaagttctgggattataggcgtgagccaccgcgcctggctattatttattataaataaataatatatgtaagatgggcatggtggtgaaagcctgtagtcctagctactcaggaggctgagcggggaggattgcttgagcccaggagtttgaggctgcagtgaactatgatcgtgccactgcactccagcccctgcgacagagagagacctcgtctcaaaaaataaacacataaataaataaaatatgtaaaatggcTGGCATAGAGTAGATAATAAATGGTCactgctatttttatattttacttttttttttttgagaaggagtcttgtcctgtcacccaggctggagtgcaattgcgccatctcagctcactgcaacctctgcctcctgggttcaagccattctcctgcctcagcctcctgagtaggtgggattgcaggcacgagccaccacgcctggctaattttttgtatctttagtagagatgggggggtttcaccatgttggccaggctggtctcgaactcctgacctcatgatccgtccgcctcagcctcccaaagtgctgggattacagacatgagccactgcgcccggcctatatttttactttctatttacTGACGCGTTGTATTTTGTTGGGTCTACTCAGTGTtttaaaggtttttgtttgtttgttttttgtttttaagacaggctagtttcaaactcctgggctcaagaaatcctccttccttgggctcctaaaatgccgggattacatgtgtgagccactgggcccaacctaaaggcacatttttttttttttttaaataacttgtcaATACGTATTTTAAAAcctggatattttaaaatttctcttgaaaaactaaaacacaaaaatagaagCTCTAACAACATTGTCCTGCATCCTCACAAAATATCAGAGGTCTTTGGTTCCCCACCTGTCATTTTTTGGGCGCCTTTTGCACTTGGTGTTGAAGAAGCAGCAAGAAGTCTCTGGCCTCAAGGAGTTGGGTCTGATCAGGCACAGACACGGCAGGTAATGGGGTCATGGGAAGGTTAATACTGGGCTCAGCTGAAGGAGATGTTATCTCTAAGAAGATGATGgatatgaaaacataaaatgctttcaaaatgtaggaattgggccgggcgcggtggctcatgcctgcaatcccagcaacttgggaggccaaggcgggcggatcatctgaggtcaggagttcaagaccagcctagccaacatggcaaaaccccatctctactaaaaatacaaaaattagccgggtgtggtggtgggcgcttgtaatcccagctactcaggaggctgagacagggagaattgcttgaacctggcaggcggaggttgcattgagctgagatcatgccactgcactccagcttaggtgacagagcaagactctgcctcaaaaaaataaagaaaagaaaagaaaatgtaagaattGTGTCCCGAGCTGGGTACaattgcaggcacctgtagtcctggtgatttgggaggctgaagtgggaggatcacttgaggccaagagttcaagtccagcctgggcaacatggcaagacctcatatctaaaaaaaaaaaaaaaagaagaaaaaagaaaggagaaaaagaattgTATCATTATTTGAAATTTAACATGCATATTTTTTTCTCGGTAAATCACTAAGTTCTTTCAGAATAAAGGACTATTTGTGCTACTTTGTATCATCTatactttttcctattttatattagagttttgtttttttgataagtcactgaaacaacaacaacaacttgaAAACACGAAGTACACCACGAAACATGAAGCGGGTCAGATCGACCTGCGCCTCTGGGAGGTGCCTCTCCTCATCCTCCATCTGAGTCCTGAGTTCCTACATGGGTTGAGAAGATAAAAGGTTAATGCCCCTCCCAGAGGGGTGGTTTATCTAGGGACTCCTGGTGACAACCTGGAGACATATTTATAGTGCTAGCTTTGAAGGGGAAGCCCCTTTCCCCAGACCTCAGAGTATGATATAGATGATGAGAAGCCCAGCCTTCTGGGCAGAGGAAGATATTTTAGGCCAGGGACCCTTCAGTCCTGGCCCAGTCACACCCCATCAGCATTCACTTATCTACAGGGAGGGAAGCTGCAGGACAGGAGTGTGGGAGGGGAGCCTGGGAGGAGAGAAAAGGTCTGCCTTTGACATTTGTAACTGCTGAGAACTGAAGGTCAGATACAGTCCTTTCCACTAAGAAATGGCTGCTGACCGAAGAGCTCATGAGATTTGCTACTGCTGTCACCTCTCATGGCTTGGTGGTCTGAAAATATTGTAGAAAGAAAAGAGTTTCCTATGCCTCAGCAACTTGTGAAATACCAGATTAAGTTTGTGGACACTGTCTCCAGGATAGAAagtttttaggctgggtgcggtgtctcacacctgtaatcccagcactttgggaggctgaggtgagtagattgcttaagcccaggaatttgacaccagcctgggcaacatagcaagaccctgtctcaaaaataaacaaatacataaataatttttaaaaagaagtttttaaggccgggcactgtggctcacacctgtaatcccagcactttgggaggctgaggtgggcggattacctgaggttgggagtccaagaccagcctgaccaaccctgtctctactaaaaatagaaaagtagccaggcgtggtggcgcatgtctgtaatcccagctacttgggaggctgaggcaggagaatcacttgaatctgggaggcggaggttgcggtgagctcagattgcaccattgctctccagcctgggcaacaagagtgaaactccgtctcaaaaaaaaaaaaaaaagagaagttttttaaaagattatgtaATAAGTAGATGTTcatccagcctgtaatcccagcactttgggaggccaaagtgggcagatcgctgaggacagaagtttgagaccagtctggccaacatggtgaaaccccgtctctactaaaaatacaaaaattagccaggcgtggtggcaggcgtctgtaatcccagctactcgggaggctgaggcaggagaattgcttgaacccgggaggcggaggttgcagtgagccgagatcgtgtcattgcactccagcctgggtgacagggctagactccatctcagaaaaaagaaaagtagatgtTCATCCAAAATTATCTCTAAAGATTGGAcagataaggaaaaaaagaggggACAGGCTGACATTGGTCTGACTTTGAGCTCAACATACTgatttaataataacaatatagcTAACATGTATATAGCACTTACTTTGTGCCCCTGACCGGGCTGTTAGAAGAGCTTTACACACATTACCTCACTCTGTCCTCATTGTAACCCTGTGAGGTGGAGACTGTTACACCATTTACAGATTTGcaaacaaagacacaaagacaAATCCACTAATTTGTCTCTAATCTCTCAGCTAGAAAGTGAGAGAGCCAGGATTCTAAATTAGGCGCTGTTATTTGTATACATTGTATGcaaataaaatttccagaaatttagctgaatttacttaataattttttCCCCTGGCAGTAGCATAAGgaagttttataaattaaataacattttgaatGAGTGCCTCATATAAGACGTTGTCCCTATTCCAAGATAATGCTGATGCTAATACCAATAATATGTACAGTTGGGGCCCAGAAATGAACATGCCGCTGTCTGTCTTTAGGTTTGTGGTCATAGCAACCATTTTCGGAAAGcctggtgtttgcttttctgcctCTCCGAATCATGGTTGCTCAACTCCTTTGTTCCAAAACAGACACCCCATTCCCAATTGCTGCGCGCCAGGCTGGCTTCCAGCCGTTGAGTCCGTGTCCTGTCATGCTGTCTCCACTGTTTTGTCTCACTGATGCTGTTCTTCTGACCATTCCGCTTTGGCTTGACCCAGCCGCCCATACTAGGCAGCTGCTATGAGAGCAGCCAGTGGTGACCTGTGCTCTTCCAGGGACTGGAGGGTGAGACCACCTTGCTGTGTTTACCTTTGTATTCACCACCTCACtctgcacacagtaggcatttaaTGAATGTGTGTGGGGTGAGCACTGCCTCAGCTCTGGCCACATTCCAGCATTTTCTGGTTGTTGTCCTGCCCCATCACGGCCCAACTGCCTTGCACCTGATGAAATGATGAAGAAACAGGATGTGATCCATTTGGTACGATGAGGACCAAGACATGAATGGGATATTCTGGTCTCCCAGTCACCGCTATGtagactttatttctttatttattttctttttaaaaaaagatatactcggtcaggcgcggtggctcacgcctgtaattccagcactttgggaggccaaggcgggtggatcacgaggtcaggagttcgggaccagcctggccaacatagtgaaacctcgtctctactaaaaatacaaaaattagctgggcatggtggagggcgtctatagtcccagctactcgggaggctgaggcaagagaattgcttgaacctgggaggcggaggttgcagtgagccgagatcacgccactatactccagcctgggcaacagagcgagactccatctcaaaacaaaaaacaaaaacaacaaaaaaagatatactcctatatttttttcttttctttttttttttttttgagatggagtctcgctctgtcacccaggttggagtgcaatggcaggatctcggctcactgcaacctcacctcccaggttcaagcaattctcccgcctcagcctcccaaatatgtgccaccaccagctaatttttgtatttttagtagagacggggtttcaccatgttggccaggctagtctcaaactcctggcctcaggtgatccacccgcgtcagcctcccaaagtgctgggattacaggcgtgagccactgtgcctggccaacttcaCAGGTTTTCATAAAACCCCAAATACAACTGATGGAATATGTATGAAAGCCGTGGAGTCATATACAAAACGAAGGCAGCACTATTGTTAATGATGCTGTGCAAAATTATTTTGTAGCTGATGTTCTAGGTAGATCAAGACTGCATTAAAGGAAGACTTCATGCTGCTCCTCTGTGATGCTCAGAGTTCTTTGCTGGGGATGCTCTCAGAGTCCAACAAGACTCTGGTCAGGATTTGCCAGTGACAGAGAGGACATAATGTCTTTTCACAGTAGGTTGACAATAATGGCTCAGCCTCTGTGCCAGGAATTGGGGGGAAAAAATGATG includes these proteins:
- the LOC103785884 gene encoding uncharacterized protein LOC103785884; translation: MCVCFCRGGGMGPCRAAQGRVGWDFSREGARPGPGPGSSRHPHPSLLQGTAKAKPSSGRDYVYWVDPWRGAARRDLGGREKQRQRGHEEGSASEKGQAVTITPFLLPSAGVTRVRQSLKTWVEHGPFSGDPGLLRSVRVELLTLVAGPARGRSGHRQPPPQPQSLRRPLWLSHSDPSLKFRTLGLREGSGAGCLPPGTFLPFSWSFSAPELAHLSNARAPWIPLPGAFQIQQKQIFFFLESRTKSGMRSRGGKDSK